The proteins below come from a single Streptococcus canis genomic window:
- the nrdE gene encoding class 1b ribonucleoside-diphosphate reductase subunit alpha, with protein sequence MSQTKESYLSYNALTRFKKADGSYHFDSDKIAVQRYLEEHISPNRMVFPSLEEKLAYLIKEGYYEQAIFDAYPDDVIKEAFQYAYQQDYRFLNLMGAMKFYQSYALKTLDGKHYLEEFEDRVVMNALFLANGDQALLFRLIEDMLQRRFQPATPTFLNAGKKRRGEYISCYLLRVEDNMESISRAIGTSLQLSKRGGGVALCLTNLREIGAPIKGIENQATGIVPVMKLLEDSFSYANQLGQRQGAGAVYLHAHHPEVLTFLDTKRENADEKIRIKSLALGLVIPDITFQLAKENKEMALFSPYDIKRVYGKDMSDISITEEYDKLLANPAIKKTYISARKLFQLIAELHFESGYPYLLFDDTVNQRNPHAQKGRIVMSNLCSEIAQVSTASTLDEDLSFKEVGEDICCNLGSINIAEAMADAKHFEQLIATSIRALDQVSRTSDLSCAPSIEKGNAANHAVGLGAMNLHGFLATNHIYYDSEEAVDFTDLFFHAMAYHAFKASCQLAKEKGTFADFERSTYADGSYFSNYLTEDAKPKTKRVAALLKTYGFQLPSVADWKALVTDIQTFGLANAHLMAVAPTGSISYLSSCTPSLQPVVAPVEVRKEGSLGRVYVPAYHIDQDNYCYYERGAYEMGPEPIINIVAAAQKHVDQAISLTLFMTDQATTRDLNRSYIQAFKLKCASIYYVRVRQDVLAGSEQYDDDSLVTFTDDQAMTDGTEECQSCMI encoded by the coding sequence ATGTCACAAACCAAAGAGTCATACCTCTCATACAATGCATTAACTCGCTTTAAAAAAGCAGACGGTAGTTATCATTTTGATAGTGATAAAATTGCTGTTCAACGCTACCTAGAAGAACACATCTCTCCCAACCGAATGGTATTTCCATCTTTAGAAGAGAAGTTAGCCTATCTCATTAAGGAAGGTTATTATGAGCAGGCCATTTTTGATGCCTATCCTGACGACGTTATCAAGGAAGCTTTTCAATACGCCTATCAGCAAGACTATCGCTTTTTAAATTTGATGGGAGCAATGAAATTCTACCAATCCTATGCCTTGAAAACCTTGGATGGGAAGCATTATCTAGAAGAATTTGAAGATCGTGTCGTTATGAACGCTCTCTTTTTAGCAAATGGAGACCAGGCCTTGCTATTTCGTTTGATCGAAGATATGCTACAGAGACGTTTTCAACCAGCAACACCAACCTTTTTAAATGCTGGCAAGAAACGTCGTGGAGAATATATTTCTTGCTATCTTCTCCGTGTTGAGGACAATATGGAATCTATTTCTCGTGCGATTGGAACCAGCCTTCAACTGTCTAAGAGGGGTGGTGGTGTAGCTTTGTGCTTGACCAACCTTAGAGAAATTGGGGCACCGATCAAAGGGATTGAAAATCAGGCAACGGGCATTGTACCTGTCATGAAATTATTAGAAGATTCCTTTTCCTATGCCAATCAATTAGGGCAGCGTCAAGGTGCAGGTGCCGTTTACTTGCATGCTCATCACCCAGAAGTTCTTACCTTTTTGGACACCAAAAGAGAAAATGCTGACGAAAAAATTCGGATTAAGTCACTAGCCTTAGGACTTGTTATTCCAGATATTACCTTCCAATTGGCAAAGGAAAACAAGGAAATGGCTCTCTTTTCGCCATACGATATTAAACGCGTTTATGGTAAGGACATGTCTGATATTTCAATCACAGAGGAGTACGATAAGTTACTAGCCAATCCTGCTATTAAAAAGACTTATATCAGTGCTAGAAAACTGTTCCAGTTGATCGCTGAACTACATTTTGAATCTGGTTACCCCTATCTTTTGTTTGATGATACGGTTAATCAGCGTAATCCTCATGCGCAAAAAGGACGCATTGTCATGTCAAACTTGTGTTCTGAAATTGCTCAGGTGAGTACAGCTAGTACCTTAGATGAGGATTTGAGCTTCAAAGAAGTTGGTGAAGACATTTGCTGTAATTTGGGATCGATTAATATCGCTGAAGCTATGGCAGATGCCAAGCATTTTGAACAGTTAATCGCAACCAGCATCAGAGCTCTTGATCAGGTGTCAAGAACTTCTGATTTGTCTTGTGCCCCCTCTATTGAAAAAGGCAATGCAGCTAATCACGCTGTTGGTTTAGGAGCGATGAATTTACATGGCTTTTTGGCAACCAATCATATTTACTATGATTCAGAAGAAGCCGTTGACTTTACGGATTTGTTTTTCCATGCTATGGCCTATCATGCTTTTAAAGCCTCTTGTCAATTGGCTAAAGAAAAGGGGACTTTTGCAGATTTTGAACGATCGACCTATGCGGACGGTTCTTATTTTAGTAACTATTTGACAGAAGATGCCAAGCCAAAAACAAAACGGGTCGCTGCCTTGTTGAAAACTTATGGCTTTCAATTACCAAGCGTAGCTGATTGGAAGGCATTGGTAACAGATATTCAAACCTTTGGTTTAGCTAATGCCCATCTAATGGCTGTCGCCCCAACAGGGTCTATTAGTTACTTATCTTCTTGCACCCCAAGTTTGCAGCCGGTTGTTGCTCCTGTCGAGGTTCGTAAAGAAGGTAGCTTGGGCAGGGTCTATGTTCCCGCGTATCATATTGATCAGGACAATTATTGTTACTATGAACGTGGAGCTTATGAAATGGGGCCAGAGCCCATCATTAATATTGTTGCTGCCGCTCAAAAACATGTGGATCAGGCTATTTCATTGACTTTATTTATGACTGATCAGGCTACTACACGTGACCTCAACCGTTCTTATATTCAGGCCTTCAAGCTGAAATGCGCTTCTATCTACTATGTTAGAGTTAGACAAGATGTCTTGGCAGGTAGTGAACAGTACGACGACGATAGTTTGGTAACCTTCACGGACGACCAGGCAATGACTGACGGTACCGAAGAGTGTCAAAGCTGTATGATTTAA
- the nrdI gene encoding class Ib ribonucleoside-diphosphate reductase assembly flavoprotein NrdI, which yields MAELIIVYFSSKSNNTHRFVQKLGLPAQRIPVDYRPFEIATNYLLIVPTYAAGGSDTKGAVPKQVIHFLNNLTNRNHCKGVISSGNTNFGDTFAIAGPIISQKLQVPLLHQFELLGTPKDVARVRDIFVHFCRQAHTKTKSNRQKD from the coding sequence ATGGCAGAGCTGATTATTGTTTATTTTTCATCTAAGTCCAATAATACTCATCGCTTCGTTCAAAAATTAGGCTTGCCTGCTCAGCGCATTCCAGTAGATTATAGACCATTTGAAATTGCAACCAATTATCTTTTGATTGTACCTACCTATGCTGCGGGTGGCTCAGACACTAAGGGGGCAGTTCCTAAGCAGGTGATTCATTTTCTCAATAATCTCACTAATCGTAACCATTGTAAAGGGGTTATTTCTTCAGGGAATACTAATTTTGGAGATACCTTTGCCATTGCAGGTCCGATTATTTCTCAGAAATTGCAGGTCCCTCTTTTGCATCAATTTGAACTATTAGGCACCCCAAAAGATGTTGCGAGGGTACGGGATATCTTTGTTCACTTTTGCCGCCAAGCCCACACCAAGACCAAATCAAACCGACAAAAAGATTAA